The following proteins are co-located in the Salvelinus namaycush isolate Seneca chromosome 33, SaNama_1.0, whole genome shotgun sequence genome:
- the ppp1r16a gene encoding protein phosphatase 1 regulatory subunit 16A, with product MAEHGELLGEMATIGRLSATERLKHAQKRRAQQLKGWAQMDKDMARGEGKAGQKSNKKGRTRRVVFPNNITLLEAAARNDLEEVRELLNGGVSPDLYNEDGLTALHQCCIDDFVELVQCLLDAGASVNACDSELWTPLHAAATCGHTDLVRLLVQSGAELLAVNADGNMPYDLCEDEATLELLEMVMAEQGITQDRINRCRGAKEMNMLTDLRVLVQNGADLNAQDDNGATLLHIAAANGYLSVGELLLEHRAKVEQKDTDGWTPLHAASCWGQILMVEQLVAHGASLNTKSVLEETPLDVCADEEVRVKLMELKHKHDAIMKSHDRHKGTLQRRASSTGSRGKVVRRVSVNERSSLYRREHHKEAMVWQERGRQNEPQDDDEDRQTDNELHQHVAMAAGTMSRLENEEGAERKSSLGNGGTPLALSASVPGEKWSGGRMDRSASYQLSPASGSGEERDNMTLEKSHQTLADLKRQRAAAKLNKYPAPPLLPPSEEEPPSPTPLQEVTPSRAVQETPSTEEVAFPSSVYFTPASGDPPLLKLRAPEEDTSNNTKEPCCGIM from the exons ATGGCAGAGCACGGCGAGCTGCTCGGTGAGATGGCCACGATTGGGCGTCTGAGCGCCACGGAGCGCTTGAAGCATGCCCAGAAGCGGCGTGCCCAGCAGCTAAAGGGCTGGGCCCAGATGGACAAGGACATGGCCCGTGGCGAGGGCAAGGCCGGACAGAAAAGCAACAAGAAGGGGCGCACGCGCAGGGTGGTCTTCCCCAACAACATCACTCTGCTGGAGGCTGCAGCCCGCAATGACCTGGAGGAGG TGAGGGAGCTGCTGAACGGTGGAGTCAGTCCAGATCTGTACAACGAGGACGGACTCACTGCCCTTCACCAG TGCTGCATTGATGACTTTGTGGAGCTGGTACAGTGTCTGTTGGACGCCGGGGCCAGTGTGAACGCCTGTGACAGTGAGCTGTGGACGCCGCTTCACGCTGCTGCCACCTGTGGACACACAGACCTGGTGCGGCTTCTCGTGCAGTC TGGAGCAGAGCTGCTGGCTGTCAACGCTGATGGCAACATGCCCTATGACCTTTGTGAGGACGAGGCCACTCTGGAGCTGCTAGAGATGGTCATGGCAGAgcagg GTATAACCCAGGACCGTATAAACCGGTGTCGTGGGGCTAAGGAGATGAATATGCTCACAGATCTTCGAGTGCTGGTCCAGAATGGAGCGGACCTGAACGCTCAGGATGACAACGGGGCCACGCTG CTGCACATAGCGGCGGCTAACGGCTATTTGTCGGTGGGGGAGCTGCTACTGGAGCACCGGGCCAAGGTGGAGCAGAAGGACACGGACGGCTGGACACCACTCCACGCCGCCTCCTGCTGGGGACAG ATCCTGATGGTGGAGCAGCTGGTGGCTCATGGGGCCAGTCTCAACACCAAGTCTGTCCTGGAAGAGACGCCGCTGG ATGTGTGTGCTGACGAGGAGGTGAGAGTCAAGCTGATGGAGCTGAAGCACAAACACGACGCAATCATGAAGAGTCATGACCGACACAAGGGCACCTTGCAGAGACGAGCCTCCAGCACTGGCAGCAGAGG TAAGGTGGTGCGGCGTGTGAGCGTCAACGAGCGTTCCAGCCTGTACCGGCGGGAGCACCACAAGGAGGCCATGGTGTGGCAGGAGAGAGGCCGGCAGAACGAGCCgcaggacgacgacgaggacagacagacggacaacGAGCTCCACCAGCACGTTGCCATG GCTGCAGGTACTATGTCGAGGCTGGAGAATGAGGAGGGAGCGGAGAGGAAGTCTAGTCTGGGGAACGGTGGGACGCCCCTTGCCCTCTCGGCGTCTGTCCCAGGGGAGAAGTGGAGTGGAGGCCGGATGGACCGCAGTGCCTCCTACCAGCTGAGCCCTGCCTCAGGGTCTGGGGAGGAAAGGGACAACATGACCCTGGAGAAATCCCACCAGACTCTAGCGGACCTGAAACGCCAGCGGGCCGCGGCCAAGCTCAACAAGTACCCCGCCCCacctctactccctccctcagAGGAGGAacctccctctcccacccctctGCAGGAGGTGACCCCCTCCCGAGCTGTCCAGGAGACCCCCAGCACAGAGGAGGTGGCCTTTCCCAGCTCTGTGTACTTCACTCCAGCCAGCGGGGACCCACCCCTGCTCAAACTACGAGCCCCAGAGGAGGACACGTCCAACAACACCAAGGAGCCCTGCTGTGGAATCATGTAG